One Bacteriovorax sp. Seq25_V DNA window includes the following coding sequences:
- a CDS encoding YceI family protein, whose protein sequence is MKFLISLLLILSNVCAKEVAIDYESYKDALNGANKIVFDMESTKAGFITTGFSGVVKSFKLNYEIDQENIKDAKVYFFVANLDTDIDARNEKMLNLCLEAEKYPVIMVELGNLEIGKSEKDSEIQIRGQKYPLKVNVEVGKIDDVFKVKFNSKISLKGFNIPDPSIFIASVRDLIEIHGEVEIK, encoded by the coding sequence ATGAAATTTTTGATATCACTATTGTTAATTCTCTCTAATGTTTGTGCAAAGGAAGTTGCTATCGATTATGAAAGCTATAAGGACGCATTAAATGGAGCTAATAAAATTGTTTTTGATATGGAATCTACAAAAGCTGGATTTATTACAACTGGCTTTTCCGGTGTAGTAAAAAGTTTCAAGCTCAATTATGAAATTGATCAAGAGAATATTAAAGATGCAAAGGTATACTTCTTTGTTGCCAATCTCGATACGGATATTGATGCTCGTAACGAAAAAATGCTTAATCTATGCCTCGAAGCAGAGAAGTATCCTGTTATTATGGTGGAGCTTGGAAACTTAGAAATAGGTAAAAGTGAGAAAGATTCTGAGATTCAAATTAGGGGACAAAAGTATCCATTAAAGGTCAATGTCGAGGTTGGAAAAATAGATGATGTTTTTAAAGTAAAATTTAACTCAAAGATAAGTCTAAAAGGTTTTAATATACCAGACCCTTCGATTTTTATTGCTAGTGTAAGAGATTTAATTGAGATACACGGTGAAGTAGAGATAAAGTAA
- a CDS encoding chemotaxis protein CheA, producing MEDFERELKEDFLEESMQLLEDSEQAFLALENDKDSTDLLDQIFRLAHNLKGTSRAVGFGEVAEFTHEMENLILKLKTGEIEVSDYVVTILLECNDHISHMITTLRDDLDATFDSAEIIAKIIAVISGQGAPVETSHEEVEMITEEEVEFDDSDFDMDDTPAAEMFEEEVSFESSEEPAMEGDDVEISESALESLRELGIYDDSIMGTMDLKTAPETSMDEGLTIKKGDDIVAQAEAPVKASVAPDNVTPIETAKKTAAAPAPKKTEDESIRVALSRVEKLNNVVGELVILQTVLDQRRFTAIQDGLANKSIAQLGKLSKEIQEISMSLRMIPLKATLQKMNRIVRDTSKALDKTVNLTLIGEDTEIDKTVLEHLSDPLVHIVRNAVDHGLESTEGRIKAGKSEAGNVAIKAFHEGNNLVIEITDDGGGINPEVIRKKAIEKKLIPPNKEIPDHEMIQYIFHPGFSTKEQVTEVSGRGVGMDVVKTNIEKMSGDIKVFTEIGKGSVFKVCLPLTMAIIEGMVVRVGTEKYIIPLSQVHESLKPTSEIINSITGFGECLNLRGDVLPLFNIGKTLGRKMDDGDSTDKIAIIIHNDNFNYAVLVDDILHQQQVVIKKLGDEIKSNKGFMGSSILGDGRPSFILDLNELYSGSLKKSSNNLKDSLSKVA from the coding sequence ATGGAAGATTTTGAAAGAGAACTTAAGGAAGATTTTTTAGAGGAGTCAATGCAGCTTCTCGAAGATTCGGAGCAAGCATTCCTAGCGCTTGAAAATGACAAGGATAGTACTGATCTTTTAGACCAGATTTTTAGACTTGCACATAATCTTAAGGGAACATCTAGGGCCGTTGGTTTTGGTGAGGTTGCAGAGTTTACTCATGAAATGGAAAACTTGATCCTAAAGCTAAAGACTGGTGAAATTGAAGTATCTGATTATGTTGTGACAATCCTACTCGAATGTAACGACCATATCTCTCACATGATTACAACTTTACGTGATGATCTTGATGCTACTTTTGATAGTGCAGAAATTATAGCAAAAATTATCGCAGTAATTAGCGGTCAAGGTGCACCTGTTGAAACTTCTCACGAAGAAGTTGAAATGATCACAGAAGAAGAAGTTGAATTTGATGATTCTGACTTTGATATGGATGATACACCTGCTGCAGAGATGTTCGAAGAAGAAGTATCATTTGAATCTTCTGAAGAACCTGCAATGGAAGGTGACGATGTCGAAATTTCTGAGAGTGCTCTAGAGTCTCTTCGAGAACTTGGTATATATGATGACTCAATCATGGGAACAATGGATCTGAAAACAGCTCCTGAAACTTCTATGGATGAGGGATTAACTATTAAAAAAGGTGATGATATCGTTGCTCAGGCGGAAGCCCCTGTTAAAGCTTCTGTGGCGCCTGATAATGTTACTCCAATAGAAACAGCAAAGAAAACGGCTGCGGCGCCAGCGCCTAAAAAGACAGAAGATGAAAGTATTCGTGTAGCGCTATCAAGAGTGGAGAAATTAAATAACGTTGTTGGAGAGTTAGTAATCCTTCAAACGGTTCTTGATCAAAGAAGATTTACAGCAATTCAAGATGGACTTGCAAATAAGTCAATTGCTCAGCTTGGAAAACTTTCAAAAGAAATACAAGAGATCTCGATGTCTTTAAGAATGATTCCATTGAAGGCTACTCTACAAAAAATGAATAGAATTGTTCGTGATACTTCTAAGGCATTAGATAAAACAGTTAACCTTACTCTTATCGGTGAGGACACTGAGATTGACAAGACTGTTCTTGAGCATTTATCAGATCCACTTGTTCACATCGTTAGAAACGCTGTTGATCATGGACTTGAATCTACTGAAGGTAGAATTAAAGCAGGTAAAAGTGAAGCTGGAAATGTTGCAATTAAGGCATTTCATGAAGGGAATAATCTTGTTATTGAAATTACTGATGATGGTGGAGGGATTAATCCTGAAGTGATCAGAAAGAAGGCTATTGAAAAGAAACTAATTCCTCCAAATAAAGAGATTCCTGATCACGAGATGATTCAGTATATTTTTCATCCGGGATTCTCAACAAAAGAACAAGTTACAGAAGTTTCAGGACGTGGTGTTGGAATGGATGTTGTTAAAACTAATATTGAAAAAATGTCTGGTGATATTAAGGTATTTACAGAGATTGGAAAGGGAAGTGTTTTCAAGGTTTGCCTACCGCTGACAATGGCGATTATTGAAGGGATGGTTGTTAGAGTTGGGACAGAGAAATATATTATTCCTCTTTCTCAAGTTCATGAATCATTAAAGCCAACAAGTGAAATCATAAACTCTATCACTGGTTTTGGCGAATGCTTAAATCTCAGAGGTGATGTCCTTCCTCTTTTTAATATAGGTAAAACACTTGGGCGTAAAATGGATGATGGCGATTCAACCGATAAAATCGCAATTATTATTCATAATGACAATTTCAATTATGCTGTACTTGTGGATGATATTTTACATCAACAGCAAGTTGTTATTAAAAAGCTTGGTGATGAAATTAAATCAAATAAAGGGTTTATGGGAAGTTCTATATTAGGAGATGGTCGTCCATCATTCATTCTGGATTTAAATGAGTTATATAGTGGGTCTTTAAAGAAGAGTTCAAATAATTTGAAAGATAGTTTATCAAAGGTGGCATAG
- a CDS encoding chemotaxis protein CheW, which translates to MSIENFNKETLKNGDVHRFLEFSLGAEDYAIPLLSVREVISVPETTPIPKAPPHFLGIMNLRGQVISVVDLRTKLKIKAKEENAEESVIIVDINGMNLGIVVDSINKVLAFNTNEINEVPEIDTQVNADYIQGVYRKEDTLTVLLDVAKVLDLSDMKALSGARKAA; encoded by the coding sequence ATGAGTATTGAAAATTTTAACAAAGAAACTTTAAAAAATGGTGATGTTCATAGATTTCTAGAGTTTAGTCTAGGGGCTGAAGATTACGCAATTCCTTTGCTTTCTGTAAGAGAAGTTATTTCTGTGCCAGAGACAACTCCAATTCCAAAGGCGCCACCACACTTCTTAGGAATTATGAATCTTAGAGGACAAGTTATTTCAGTTGTTGATTTAAGAACGAAACTGAAGATTAAAGCAAAAGAAGAGAATGCTGAAGAATCTGTAATTATTGTTGATATTAATGGGATGAATCTCGGAATTGTAGTAGACTCAATAAATAAGGTCCTTGCATTCAATACAAATGAAATAAATGAAGTACCGGAAATTGATACACAAGTAAATGCTGACTATATTCAAGGTGTTTATAGAAAAGAAGATACACTTACAGTGCTTTTAGATGTTGCAAAGGTTCTTGACCTCAGTGACATGAAAGCTCTGAGTGGTGCTAGAAAAGCAGCTTAA
- a CDS encoding CheR family methyltransferase, whose amino-acid sequence MSTALSQSSEYDKLISRVSAIVAKISGNVLEEKQALMVQTRVKKRMLELGHNSPAEYLVFLEKNLNSESGVLVSLLTTHHTFFFREFNHFEYVKANLSTIVKNVRARGDNTIRIWSAACSRGQEVYSLSMFLNFYLPKIDPSMKFKIIGSDIDPESVKVAANGVYHRREIKSVPMNYLGDHWARGKGEISEFVKAKKSITEPTEFKVVNLLDFKTQMRGSKFDIIFCRNVFIYFRPDQIKLIMNEFLNHLYDTGLFFSGISESLGGLQLEIDNVGPSIYMRKGAKAEASATPESLAVSGTTPAPVSIARAPVMPSMPTTLKVVCVDDSSSILTLLKKVFEPGSGFEVVGVAKNGIEAKEVIAKCKPDLVTLDIHMPEMDGVTYLQRNFNSTHPPVVMISSASRDDSDAAMKALRAGASDFIEKPALNNMMERGEEIKTKLKVAYMDKAFASSHVSSVDKEFEKKIAISSPENKFRVIYSSVSDQKKVVKFFNELHDKQPPTVMFFEGQDNILQALKEDMKSKVRYNLEVIDVLPTSFSPDTIYLADFKKLYDSVCSKNKSKPTSWLIFGKTSKHASEKILEWDNGHLLVEDLNYKCELTEVAADVVPATSFAYMSCDWLSKK is encoded by the coding sequence ATGAGTACAGCTCTAAGTCAATCGAGTGAGTATGACAAATTAATTAGTAGAGTATCTGCAATTGTTGCAAAGATATCGGGAAATGTATTGGAGGAGAAGCAGGCTCTGATGGTACAAACTCGAGTTAAGAAAAGGATGTTGGAGCTTGGTCATAATTCTCCGGCGGAGTATCTAGTTTTCTTAGAGAAAAACTTGAATAGTGAGTCAGGAGTTCTTGTATCTCTTCTAACTACTCACCATACTTTCTTTTTTCGTGAATTTAATCATTTTGAATATGTTAAAGCGAATCTCTCTACTATCGTTAAGAACGTCAGAGCTCGTGGAGATAATACAATTCGTATTTGGTCTGCTGCCTGCTCTCGTGGACAAGAAGTGTATTCATTGTCAATGTTCTTAAATTTCTATCTTCCAAAAATTGATCCCTCTATGAAGTTTAAAATTATTGGAAGTGATATTGATCCGGAGTCTGTAAAAGTTGCCGCCAATGGCGTTTATCATCGTCGTGAGATTAAAAGTGTTCCAATGAATTATCTTGGAGATCACTGGGCAAGAGGTAAAGGGGAAATTTCTGAATTCGTAAAAGCAAAGAAGAGTATTACAGAACCCACTGAATTCAAAGTTGTGAACCTTCTGGATTTTAAAACGCAAATGCGTGGTTCTAAGTTTGATATTATTTTTTGTCGAAATGTATTTATTTATTTTAGACCAGATCAAATTAAGTTGATCATGAATGAATTTTTAAATCACCTCTATGATACGGGATTGTTCTTTAGCGGTATCTCCGAATCCCTAGGGGGATTACAGCTTGAAATTGATAACGTTGGACCATCAATCTATATGAGAAAAGGGGCGAAGGCCGAAGCTTCTGCAACTCCAGAGTCATTAGCAGTCTCTGGTACTACTCCAGCTCCTGTCTCTATTGCAAGAGCGCCAGTAATGCCAAGTATGCCAACGACATTGAAAGTTGTTTGCGTAGATGATTCTTCTTCAATCCTTACTCTTCTTAAGAAGGTCTTTGAACCGGGAAGTGGTTTTGAGGTTGTCGGTGTGGCGAAAAATGGTATTGAGGCAAAAGAAGTTATTGCTAAATGTAAACCAGATCTTGTGACGTTAGATATTCACATGCCAGAAATGGATGGGGTAACTTACCTTCAGAGAAACTTTAATTCGACGCATCCGCCTGTTGTTATGATTTCTTCAGCTTCGCGTGACGACTCAGATGCCGCCATGAAAGCTCTTCGAGCTGGAGCTTCTGACTTTATTGAGAAGCCTGCTTTAAATAATATGATGGAGCGTGGAGAAGAAATTAAAACTAAGTTAAAGGTTGCCTATATGGATAAGGCCTTTGCTTCGTCTCATGTTTCAAGTGTTGATAAGGAATTTGAAAAGAAAATTGCAATATCATCACCTGAAAATAAATTTAGAGTTATTTATAGTTCTGTTTCGGATCAAAAGAAAGTTGTTAAGTTCTTCAATGAGCTTCATGACAAACAACCACCGACTGTGATGTTCTTTGAAGGACAGGATAATATTCTTCAAGCGTTAAAAGAGGATATGAAATCTAAGGTTAGATATAATCTTGAAGTTATTGATGTTCTTCCAACGTCATTTTCTCCTGACACAATCTATCTTGCCGACTTTAAAAAGCTTTATGATTCTGTTTGTTCGAAAAATAAGTCAAAACCTACATCTTGGCTTATTTTTGGAAAAACTTCTAAACATGCTTCAGAGAAAATTTTAGAGTGGGATAACGGTCATCTCCTTGTTGAAGACTTGAATTATAAGTGTGAGTTAACTGAAGTTGCCGCAGATGTCGTGCCAGCTACAAGTTTTGCGTACATGTCTTGTGACTGGCTAAGTAAGAAATGA
- a CDS encoding chemotaxis response regulator protein-glutamate methylesterase: MYREINSTLSSEQYFKLDKQMFVMAKGQKESLCAIFDNFKSDVLLSFIEKVRTKFESQSVEFKLLGPSSLVNGASRVISGTGFREIKTVVRNQSFEVFYLADQNRLRVSKAEVVAEPVSREKKKIKVLIVDDSKTIRNLLNKMLSSDPMIEICAEASKPSEVESLIKHHQPDVMTLDIHMPEMTGVELLKKIGHKYNVPAIMVTSISMEEGPLVLEALENGAFDYIQKPDMKDISIVRPVLLEKIKEAAESSKTITNINKLGAKVVKDFNMDSLIVLGSSTGGTNAIKDILVKFPKNIPPMLIVQHIPPVFSKAFADRMNSLCPFTVVEAKNGDILEKNKVLVAPGGTQMKLVNQAGVLKVEINDDAPVNRFKPSVDYMFNSVVDACKKKHVISVILTGMGKDGARGMLNLKNAGALTIAQDEESSVVYGMPREAVEIGAAMAVEHKDDIAAKIGEFSWQSDKAAS, from the coding sequence ATGTATAGAGAGATAAACTCAACGCTAAGTAGTGAACAGTACTTTAAATTAGATAAACAAATGTTTGTGATGGCAAAGGGACAGAAAGAGTCCCTATGCGCTATCTTCGATAATTTTAAGTCTGATGTTCTGCTGAGTTTTATTGAAAAGGTTCGTACAAAGTTTGAATCTCAGTCTGTTGAATTTAAGCTTCTAGGGCCTTCTTCCCTTGTGAATGGAGCAAGTCGAGTTATCTCAGGAACTGGTTTCAGAGAAATTAAAACTGTTGTACGTAACCAATCCTTTGAAGTGTTTTATCTCGCGGATCAAAATAGACTTCGTGTTTCAAAAGCAGAAGTTGTCGCTGAGCCAGTAAGTCGTGAAAAGAAAAAAATTAAGGTCCTAATTGTCGACGATTCAAAAACAATTAGAAATCTTCTCAATAAAATGCTCTCTAGTGATCCAATGATTGAAATTTGCGCCGAGGCATCTAAGCCAAGTGAAGTAGAGTCACTAATTAAACATCATCAACCTGATGTAATGACTCTTGATATTCACATGCCAGAGATGACTGGAGTCGAGTTATTGAAGAAGATTGGTCATAAATATAATGTTCCAGCAATTATGGTGACTTCAATCAGCATGGAAGAAGGTCCACTTGTTCTTGAAGCCCTTGAAAACGGAGCCTTCGATTATATTCAAAAACCAGATATGAAAGATATTTCAATTGTTCGTCCAGTACTTCTTGAGAAAATCAAAGAAGCTGCAGAGTCTAGTAAGACTATTACAAATATTAATAAGCTCGGTGCAAAGGTCGTCAAGGACTTTAATATGGACTCTCTTATTGTTCTTGGTTCATCAACTGGTGGAACAAATGCGATCAAGGATATCCTTGTTAAATTCCCAAAGAATATTCCGCCAATGTTGATCGTTCAACATATTCCGCCGGTTTTTTCAAAAGCTTTTGCAGATAGGATGAATAGCTTATGTCCTTTCACTGTCGTTGAAGCGAAGAACGGTGATATTCTTGAGAAGAATAAAGTTTTGGTGGCTCCTGGTGGAACACAGATGAAACTCGTTAATCAAGCAGGAGTACTCAAGGTTGAAATAAACGATGATGCACCAGTTAATCGATTTAAGCCATCTGTTGATTATATGTTTAATTCTGTCGTTGACGCTTGTAAAAAGAAACATGTTATTTCAGTCATCCTTACTGGGATGGGGAAGGATGGTGCTCGTGGAATGCTCAACTTAAAAAATGCTGGAGCCTTAACAATTGCTCAAGATGAAGAATCTTCAGTTGTTTATGGAATGCCACGCGAGGCGGTTGAAATAGGTGCTGCGATGGCCGTGGAGCACAAAGATGATATTGCTGCCAAGATTGGTGAATTTTCTTGGCAGAGTGATAAAGCTGCGAGCTAA
- the folE2 gene encoding GTP cyclohydrolase FolE2: protein MKMKNIDALRNKREDIMNPGMKDDSGLNDFQKRANEVMIAIPRVGIERFRIPLNFEHVDGTVMSHDTEASMFVYLESHKTGANMSRFCNILQREGATTNVNHQFYKNILHMYRTELRDYEDEPLIPKAHLSLKFSYPVKQQSLKSGNWGWQYYECEWEGIEGKDDKVIMVLTMKYEYSSTCPCSLSMSKQYEKEYREGKTTEGSGIASAHSQRSIATMKVTYDPDQGFDIEQLIGLMRIALPTETQSLVKRLDEQAFAILNGDNPMFVEHATRRISTVFNECQKIIDWEAKVEHIESLHSHNAVAYIRKEHAR, encoded by the coding sequence ATGAAAATGAAAAACATAGATGCACTTAGAAATAAAAGAGAAGACATCATGAACCCAGGCATGAAAGATGACTCTGGTTTAAATGACTTCCAAAAAAGAGCGAACGAAGTTATGATCGCAATTCCAAGAGTTGGGATTGAAAGATTTAGAATTCCATTAAACTTTGAGCACGTTGATGGCACAGTAATGTCTCACGATACAGAAGCTTCAATGTTTGTATATCTTGAGTCTCATAAGACTGGTGCAAACATGAGTAGATTTTGTAACATTCTTCAAAGAGAAGGTGCGACAACAAATGTTAACCATCAGTTCTATAAGAATATCCTTCATATGTACCGTACAGAACTTCGTGACTATGAAGATGAGCCTCTTATTCCAAAAGCACACCTAAGCTTAAAATTCAGCTACCCAGTAAAACAACAATCACTTAAAAGTGGAAACTGGGGCTGGCAGTACTATGAGTGCGAATGGGAAGGGATTGAAGGAAAGGATGATAAAGTAATCATGGTTCTAACAATGAAGTATGAATACTCCTCAACTTGTCCATGTTCTCTTTCTATGTCTAAGCAGTATGAGAAAGAATACCGCGAAGGTAAGACGACAGAAGGAAGTGGTATCGCTTCAGCACACAGTCAAAGATCTATTGCGACAATGAAAGTAACATACGATCCAGATCAAGGTTTTGATATTGAGCAACTTATTGGACTGATGAGAATTGCTCTTCCAACAGAGACTCAATCTCTTGTGAAGAGACTTGATGAACAAGCATTTGCCATTTTAAATGGTGATAATCCAATGTTCGTTGAACACGCAACAAGAAGAATCAGTACTGTATTTAATGAGTGTCAAAAGATTATAGATTGGGAAGCGAAAGTTGAGCATATCGAATCACTTCACTCTCACAATGCTGTTGCATATATTAGAAAGGAGCATGCGAGATAA
- the cdd gene encoding cytidine deaminase, with translation MTRVEQAYELAKKTRNNAYAKYSNFFVGSAISIKGVEKLYGGCNVENISFGATICAERNAILNAVAENGKIEIEFVVVCVDTNPVTVPCGMCLQVISEFCKADTPIYLGDLNGIQKTMKFNELLPAPFDTLD, from the coding sequence ATGACAAGAGTAGAACAAGCATACGAGTTAGCAAAAAAAACAAGAAATAATGCTTACGCAAAATATTCTAATTTCTTTGTAGGATCAGCAATTTCAATTAAGGGCGTTGAAAAGCTCTATGGTGGTTGCAATGTTGAGAATATCAGCTTTGGTGCAACTATCTGCGCAGAAAGAAATGCTATTTTAAATGCTGTTGCAGAAAATGGAAAAATTGAAATTGAATTCGTAGTTGTTTGTGTTGATACAAACCCGGTAACAGTTCCTTGTGGAATGTGTCTTCAGGTTATTTCTGAATTCTGTAAGGCCGACACTCCAATCTACCTTGGAGACTTAAATGGAATTCAAAAGACGATGAAGTTTAATGAGCTTCTACCAGCTCCATTTGATACTCTAGATTAA
- a CDS encoding dihydroorotase, translating into MNSIDLIIKNGKIINHDEEIFADIAVKDGKIVEIGQNLSGATNSIDATGLVILPGLIDSQVHFREPGLTHKEDIQSGSKGAALGGICTFFEMPNTNPPTTTVQAVQEKLDIAERTSYTNYYFYIGATDSNLEELIKAQDLPGCIGVKIFLGSSTGDLLLYNEEKLLEIFKNIKVPIAVHCESEKRLNERKHIRDEAKSVHAHYEWRDPQSALEATQMIIAIAKKAGRKVHVLHVSTKEEIEFLRANKEYCTFELTPQHLTLSAPEIYDNIDTLAQMNPPIRTKDHTDALWMAVDDDSVDVFGSDHAPHTLAEKRKGYPHSPSGMPGVQTIFPVMLFHMNKGRITLQKIVEKLSYNPSKIFGLNKGRVEVGRDADFTIVDLEKEWVINTKDQASKCGWTPFYGMLVQGAPVITIVSGRIAMLKGEVFKKGK; encoded by the coding sequence ATGAATTCAATTGATTTGATCATTAAAAATGGGAAAATAATTAATCACGATGAGGAAATTTTCGCAGATATTGCCGTTAAAGACGGAAAAATTGTGGAAATCGGTCAAAACTTGTCTGGTGCAACAAATAGTATCGATGCAACAGGTCTCGTTATTCTACCTGGTCTTATTGACTCCCAGGTTCACTTTAGAGAGCCAGGACTCACGCACAAAGAAGATATTCAATCCGGCTCAAAGGGCGCGGCCCTTGGTGGGATTTGTACTTTTTTTGAGATGCCAAATACCAATCCCCCAACAACGACAGTCCAAGCAGTTCAAGAAAAACTTGATATTGCAGAAAGAACATCTTACACAAATTATTACTTCTACATTGGGGCGACAGATAGCAATCTTGAGGAACTAATTAAGGCCCAAGATCTACCAGGATGTATTGGTGTAAAAATATTTTTAGGAAGCTCAACTGGAGATTTACTACTTTATAATGAAGAAAAGCTTCTTGAAATTTTTAAAAATATTAAAGTTCCAATTGCCGTTCACTGCGAAAGTGAGAAACGCTTAAACGAAAGAAAGCATATCCGCGATGAAGCAAAATCTGTTCACGCTCACTATGAATGGCGTGATCCACAGAGCGCACTCGAAGCGACTCAAATGATTATTGCAATTGCAAAAAAAGCAGGACGCAAGGTTCATGTACTTCACGTTTCTACGAAAGAAGAGATTGAATTTCTAAGAGCGAATAAAGAATATTGCACATTTGAACTGACTCCTCAGCACCTAACTTTAAGTGCGCCGGAAATTTACGACAATATCGACACCCTTGCGCAAATGAATCCACCAATTAGAACAAAAGATCATACAGATGCTCTTTGGATGGCCGTAGATGATGACAGTGTTGATGTTTTTGGCTCTGACCATGCTCCGCATACCCTTGCTGAAAAGCGTAAGGGCTACCCGCATTCACCATCAGGGATGCCAGGAGTTCAAACAATTTTTCCTGTGATGTTATTTCATATGAATAAGGGAAGAATCACTTTACAGAAGATCGTAGAAAAATTAAGTTATAACCCCTCTAAAATTTTTGGTCTTAATAAGGGCCGTGTTGAAGTAGGAAGAGATGCTGACTTTACAATTGTTGACCTTGAAAAAGAATGGGTTATCAATACGAAAGATCAAGCCAGTAAATGTGGTTGGACGCCTTTTTACGGCATGCTCGTACAAGGAGCTCCAGTCATTACGATAGTCTCGGGAAGAATAGCAATGCTTAAGGGTGAAGTTTTTAAAAAAGGAAAATAA
- the cysS gene encoding cysteine--tRNA ligase: MEFSIYNTLTKNKETFKPLNPGEIKLYLCGPTVYGLLHIGNFRGPIFFNFARNWMEHLGYKVNFVYNYTDVDDKIINLANQEGVESTVISERFIEKFKEDFKRLGLRPHDHNPKVTEYIPQIISYVETLIKNNKAYEIDGEVFYSIDSFSTYGELSGKVLEDLNAGQRVEVDQRKKNPHDFVLWKPSKEGEPSWDSPWGAGRPGWHIECSAMIRAILGDSIDIHGGGIDLIFPHHENEIAQGEGCTGCKYCNYWMHNNFINMQGEKMSKSLGNIIPARVFMDEYHPEVLKFLILSTHYRSILNVSDEKIDQTFASLLRVYRALKVANEVSSFETTDAAIANKKFAELLNTLDKNIKKSVCDDFATGELIASIYEAVRAFNGLNLEKKAKDINSAPTAKLFTSWLSKYGQMMALFNEEPTVFLKAINDLMIKRRNIDAKLVEEIIAKRAKAREDKDWAAADKYRDELSAMGIDFSDTASGVEWSVKIDNA; encoded by the coding sequence ATGGAATTTTCAATTTATAATACCTTAACAAAGAACAAAGAAACATTTAAACCCCTAAATCCAGGTGAAATTAAATTATATTTGTGCGGCCCAACAGTTTATGGCTTACTGCACATTGGAAATTTTAGAGGTCCAATTTTCTTTAACTTTGCAAGAAACTGGATGGAACATCTCGGTTATAAAGTAAATTTCGTGTACAACTACACAGATGTTGATGACAAGATTATCAATCTTGCTAACCAAGAAGGTGTTGAATCAACTGTTATTAGTGAAAGATTTATCGAAAAATTCAAAGAAGATTTCAAAAGACTCGGTCTTCGTCCACACGATCATAACCCAAAAGTAACAGAGTATATCCCACAAATTATTTCATATGTTGAAACATTAATTAAAAATAATAAGGCCTATGAAATTGATGGAGAGGTTTTCTATTCAATAGATTCATTCTCAACTTATGGTGAACTTTCTGGAAAAGTTCTTGAAGATCTTAATGCAGGTCAAAGAGTTGAAGTTGATCAAAGAAAGAAAAATCCGCATGACTTTGTCCTTTGGAAACCATCTAAAGAAGGTGAGCCAAGTTGGGATTCTCCTTGGGGTGCTGGACGTCCAGGATGGCACATCGAATGTTCTGCAATGATTAGAGCAATCCTAGGAGATTCAATTGATATTCATGGTGGTGGAATTGATCTTATTTTTCCACACCATGAAAATGAAATTGCTCAAGGAGAGGGATGTACTGGATGTAAGTACTGTAACTACTGGATGCATAATAACTTCATTAATATGCAAGGTGAGAAGATGAGTAAATCTTTAGGAAATATTATTCCGGCAAGAGTGTTCATGGATGAGTATCACCCAGAAGTTTTAAAATTCTTAATTCTCTCTACTCACTATCGTTCGATTCTAAATGTTAGTGATGAAAAAATTGATCAGACATTTGCAAGCTTACTTAGAGTTTATCGTGCACTTAAAGTTGCGAATGAAGTTTCTAGTTTTGAAACAACTGATGCAGCAATTGCAAATAAGAAATTTGCTGAACTTTTAAATACACTTGATAAGAATATTAAAAAATCTGTTTGTGATGATTTTGCAACAGGTGAGCTTATCGCTTCAATCTATGAAGCAGTAAGAGCATTCAATGGTTTAAATCTTGAAAAGAAAGCTAAGGATATTAACTCTGCTCCAACAGCGAAGTTATTTACTTCATGGCTTTCAAAGTATGGACAGATGATGGCCCTTTTTAATGAAGAGCCAACAGTATTTTTAAAGGCCATCAACGATCTTATGATTAAGAGAAGAAATATCGATGCGAAGTTAGTTGAAGAAATTATCGCAAAGAGAGCGAAGGCCAGAGAAGATAAGGACTGGGCCGCAGCTGATAAGTATCGTGATGAATTATCTGCAATGGGAATTGATTTCAGTGACACTGCTTCAGGTGTTGAGTGGTCTGTAAAAATAGATAATGCATAA